The proteins below are encoded in one region of Zootoca vivipara chromosome 10, rZooViv1.1, whole genome shotgun sequence:
- the PVALB gene encoding parvalbumin alpha: MAMTDVLSADDIKKAVAAFAAADSFNYKKFIQLVGLKAKSKEDVKKVFHILDKDQSGYIELDELKFVLKGFTPDARDLTDKETKEFLAAGDKDGDGKIGVDEFSTLVAEA, from the exons ATGGCGATGACTGACGTGCTCAGCGCTGACGATATCAAGAAGGCGGTGGCAGCCTTTGCAG CTGCCGATTCTTTTAACTACAAGAAGTTCATTCAGCTGGTGGGATTGAAAGCTAAGAGCAAAGAAGATGTGAAGAAAGTTTTCCACATTCTGGACAAAGATCAAAGCGGTTACATTGAGCTGGATGAACTAAA GTTTGTATTGAAGGGCTTTACCCCTGACGCCAGGGACCTGACTGATAAAGAAACCAAGGAATTCTTGGCCGCTGGAGATAAAGATGGAGATGGCAAAATCGGTGTTGATG AATTCTCAACCTTGGTGGCTGAAGCATAA